The Lemur catta isolate mLemCat1 chromosome 8, mLemCat1.pri, whole genome shotgun sequence genome has a segment encoding these proteins:
- the LOC123643364 gene encoding uncharacterized protein LOC123643364: protein MSESQSHPTCKKVLSQLPRLISPSLKGHVASALGWTQGVEWSTVPQSPHYIWSDTCENQSPWCVLENARVRKWRLRMQRLCQTYLVSEEGESSPSPQIHPPCPTSSALGKLKGLHKNAEKTSARSRPPGSSFKEMLVPLPTSLNPGDGGWEKTQRGIAPPLAMSRFSALSRDLRPSLVLSTLMVSRVHHAVPLQTPGSAS from the exons ATGAGTGAGTCACAGTCCCATCCCACGTGCAAGAAGGTGCTTTCTCAGCTTCCTCGTCTCATCTCACCTTCCCTGAAGGGCCATGTGGCATCAGCTCTGGGCTGGACACAGGGTGTGGAGTGGTCCACTGTCCCCCAGAGCCCACATTATATTTGGTCAGACACCTGTGAAAACCAGTCACCATGGTGCGTACTGGAAAACGCTCGG gtgagaaaatggaggctgaGAATGCAGAGGCTTTGCCAGACCTATTTGGTAAGTGAAGAAGGGGAATCTTCTCCCAGCCCCCAAATCCATCCTCCTTGCCCCACATCCTCTGCTTTGGGAAAGTTGAAGGGTCTGCATAAAAATGCAGAGAAGACCTCTGCCAGATCCCGGCCCCCGGGCAGCTCTTTCAAGGAGATGCTTGTCCCTCTTCCCACCTCGCTCAACCCaggagatggggggtgggagaAGACGCAGAGGGGCATCGCCCCGCCTCTGGCTATGTCTCGATTCTCCGCCCTGAGTAGAGACCTGAGGCCCAGCCTGGTCCTGAGCACCCTCATGGTGTCTCGGGTGCATCACGCCGTCCCTCTCCAGACACCAGGCTCTGCCTCATAG